A genome region from Triticum aestivum cultivar Chinese Spring chromosome 2B, IWGSC CS RefSeq v2.1, whole genome shotgun sequence includes the following:
- the LOC123040079 gene encoding uncharacterized protein — translation MTMARTAKEKQAGGAETREVLLGRSPEIPSKMVHDWEKIVLDFGSSDESTIHPGNDLLVQALQHYFGNTYLVQPEHHMVGFWGSKMKQAAELIRPGEKGRKYIFLLNNTCVVRQMVRRPGTTFPNVEPLLTSMIKRYTKCYLDECWAPLKCLSSEEFTAEFLAACNRQMKWKVAAEVRYKLRQEIAELIVPPCDGSHVIEGLFEG, via the exons atgacgatGGCGAGGACGGCGAAGGAGAAGCAAGCCGGCGGAGCTGAAACAAGGGAAGTGCTCCTCGGCAG GTCACCTGAGATTCCCAGCAAGATGGTGCATGATTGGGAAAAAATAGTCCTGGACTTCGGCAGCAGCGACGAATCAACAATTCATCCAGGAAATGACCTCCTCGTACAAGCCCTGCAGCATTATTTTGGTAACACGTATTTGGTGCAGCCAGAACATCACATGGTTGGTTTCTGGGGATCTAAGATGAAGCAAGCTGCAGAATTGATACGCCCAGGTGAAAAGGGTCGAAAATACATATTTCTCCTGAATAACACATGTGTTGTTCGTCAAATGGTGCGGCGTCCAGGAACAACTTTCCCCAATGTAGAACCCCTGCTCACTTCAATGATCAAGCGATACACGAAGTGCTACTTGGACGAGTGTTGGGCTCCGCTCAAGTGTTTAAGCTCGGAGGAGTTTACCGCCGAATTTCTTGCCGCCTGTAATCGCCAGATGAAGTGGAAGGTTGCAGCCGAGGTCAGGTACAAACTGCGGCAGGAGATTGCGGAATTGATCGTTCCACCGTGTGACGGAAGCCATGTGATAGAAGGGTTATTTGAAGGATGA